Proteins from one Gasterosteus aculeatus chromosome 11, fGasAcu3.hap1.1, whole genome shotgun sequence genomic window:
- the LOC120827190 gene encoding retinol dehydrogenase 8 encodes MAARRVLVTGCSSGIGLAVAARLARDELRRFKVVATMRDLGKRGPLEKAAGDSLNETLEIKQLDACCEASIKECVDSLPDRRVDVLVNNAGVGMIGPLECQSIDAMKELFDTNFFGLARLVRELLPDMKRRRSGHIVVMSSVMGTQGLLFNDVYSASKFAVEGFCESLAVQAMKFNIKTTLVEPGPVVTEFERKVYEDAEKMDLSGTDEETAKIFREIYLPYSVKVFASLGQTPEEVAEQTVKVITAKEPPLRHQTNRLYTPMTALKHADPTGRLPLDAFYKMIFKHSSVFNATLAVLRVLQRRAGKK; translated from the exons ATGGCAGCCAGAAGGGTTCTGGTGACCGGGTGCTCCTCTGGCATCGGCTTGGCAGTGGCGGCGCGGCTGGCCAGGGATGAGCTCAGACGGTTTAAAG tGGTTGCCACAATGAGGGATCTCGGGAAACGTGGGCCGTTGGAGAAAGCGGCAGGTGACTCCTTAAACGAAACTTTGGAAATCAAGCAGTTAGATGCCTGCTGTGAAGCCTCCATCAAGGAGTGTGTCGACAGCCTGCCGGACAGACGGGTGGATGTTCTTG TGAACAACGCCGGTGTGGGCATGATCGGACCACTGGAGTGCCAGAGTATCGACGCCATGAAGGAGCTCTTTGACACAAACTTCTTTGGCCTGGCCCGGCTGGTGAGAGAGCTGCTGCCGGACATGAAGCGGAGGCGGAGCGGCCATATCGTGGTGATGAGCAGCGTTATGGGAACACAGG GGCTTCTGTTCAATGACGTCTACTCAGCCTCCAAATTCGCTGTGGAAGGATTTTGTGAAAGTCTGGCAGTGCAAGCGATGAAGTTTAACATCAA GACAACTCTGGTGGAACCAGGCCCTGTGGTTACAGAGTTTGAAAGGAAAGTATACGAGGACGCTGAGAAGATGGATCTATCTGGGACGGACGAGGAGACTGCCAAAATCTTCCGGGAAATTTACCTGCCGTACTCTGTGAAAGTGTTTGCCTCGTTAGGCCAGACCCCAGAGGAAGTGGCTGAG CAAACTGTTAAAGTGATAACAGCCAAAGAGCCTCCTCTGCGCCACCAGACCAACCGCCTCTACACGCCCATGACGGCGCTGAAGCATGCAGATCCGACCGGTCGACTGCCTCTGGACGCCTTCTACAAGATGATCTTTAAACACAGCAGTGTGTTCAATGCCACGCTCGCCGTGCTGCGCGTGCTGCAGAGGAGGGcaggaaagaaataa